A single region of the Apium graveolens cultivar Ventura unplaced genomic scaffold, ASM990537v1 ctg8409, whole genome shotgun sequence genome encodes:
- the LOC141704912 gene encoding endoglucanase 11-like produces MENTNLAPTFLTSLLLQRCLASLLCLYAITIPHTQAFDYKDALSKSILYFEGQRSGYLPPNQRVTWRHHSGLSDGFPQGVDLVGGYYDAGDNVKFGLPMAFTITLLSWSVIEYGDQISDAGEYYHALDAIKWGTDYFIKCHTQPNVLWGQ; encoded by the exons ATGGAGAATACAAATCTTGCACCTACATTTCTTACTAGTCTTCTTCTTCAACGTTGCCTGGCTTCTCTATTATGTTTATATGCCATAACTATTCCTCACACTCAAGCTTTTGATTACAAAGATGCTCTCTCAAAAAGCATTCTCTATTTTGAAGGCCAGAGGTCAGGCTACTTACCTCCCAATCAAAGAGTTACTTGGCGCCATCACTCCGGCCTGTCCGATGGCTTCCCACAAGGA GTGGACTTGGTAGGAGGATATTATGACGCTGGTGACAACGTGAAGTTTGGCCTGCCGATGGCATTTACCATAACATTGCTCTCATGGAGCGTTATTGAATATGGCGATCAAATATCAGATGCCGGAGAATATTACCATGCACTTGATGCAATTAAGTGGGGCACTGATTACTTCATTAAGTGCCATACTCAGCCAAACGTCCTTTGGGGCCAG